A genomic stretch from Patescibacteria group bacterium includes:
- the rtcA gene encoding RNA 3'-terminal phosphate cyclase, translating to MRGKILRIDGSYGEGGGQILRTSLSLSIITNQAVEIFNIRAKRKNPGLQAQHLAAVRAAEKISQAKISGAKIGSQVLKFEPKKIKFGKFEFDIGTAGSTTLVAQTILLPLAFSKHPSEVLIIGGTHNPLAPPFHYFSEVFLPTIEKLGIKAESKLEKYGFYPRGGGRMRLFVSPTAKIEEKNFLTRGKLQKISGLSTVANLNFSIAERQKEAVLSILKNITIVKKIKTEKISALSPGTFIFLKAEFEDTLAGFSSLGAIGKPAEKVGQEAAKDFLAYFHSNKVLDPYLADQIVLYLALTKKPFAFTVSKITNHLLTHLWLLEKFLGVKIKVDQNENKIFKE from the coding sequence ATGAGGGGGAAAATATTAAGAATTGATGGAAGTTATGGTGAGGGGGGTGGTCAGATTTTGCGGACAAGTTTATCTCTTTCGATAATAACCAATCAGGCTGTTGAAATTTTTAATATCCGGGCCAAAAGAAAAAATCCTGGTTTACAAGCACAACATTTAGCAGCAGTAAGGGCAGCGGAAAAAATTTCTCAAGCAAAAATTTCTGGAGCAAAAATTGGTTCTCAAGTTTTAAAATTTGAGCCTAAAAAAATTAAGTTTGGCAAATTTGAATTTGATATTGGCACCGCTGGTTCAACTACGCTGGTTGCCCAAACTATTTTGCTACCATTGGCTTTTTCTAAGCACCCCTCTGAAGTTTTAATAATAGGTGGAACGCATAATCCTTTAGCTCCACCTTTTCATTATTTTTCAGAAGTTTTTTTACCTACGATAGAGAAATTAGGTATAAAAGCGGAAAGTAAACTTGAAAAATATGGTTTTTATCCAAGGGGCGGAGGAAGAATGAGGCTATTTGTTTCCCCAACAGCAAAGATTGAGGAGAAAAATTTTTTAACCAGAGGAAAACTTCAAAAAATCTCTGGCCTTTCTACGGTGGCTAATCTAAATTTTTCTATTGCTGAACGACAAAAAGAGGCCGTTCTTAGCATCTTAAAAAATATCACGATCGTTAAGAAAATTAAGACAGAGAAAATTTCAGCCTTATCTCCAGGCACGTTTATTTTCTTAAAAGCAGAATTCGAAGATACTCTAGCCGGTTTTTCTTCGTTAGGCGCAATTGGCAAGCCAGCGGAAAAAGTCGGCCAAGAGGCAGCGAAAGATTTTTTAGCCTATTTTCACTCAAACAAAGTCTTAGACCCTTATTTAGCTGATCAGATTGTCTTATACCTGGCCTTAACTAAAAAACCTTTTGCCTTTACGGTTTCAAAAATAACTAATCATCTTTTGACTCATCTTTGGCTTCTGGAAAAATTTTTAGGTGTTAAAATTAAAGTTGATCAAAACGAAAATAAAATTTTTAAAGAATAG
- a CDS encoding TrmH family RNA methyltransferase, with product MADQRFYLLLDNLRSIFNVGAIFRTAEAAGIDKIYLGGITSLASRQTGKERERELNIKIHKTALGAEKIVPWEHCWQSWRIVEKLKKEDFFIVALEQTKKSICYTKLRPKFPLLLIVGNEVKGVCQSLLKRADKIIYLPMYGKKESLNVAVATGIAIYEINKFRKLKIKN from the coding sequence ATGGCCGACCAAAGATTTTATCTTCTTTTAGATAATCTTCGTTCGATTTTTAATGTTGGGGCAATTTTTCGGACTGCTGAAGCAGCTGGTATTGATAAAATTTATCTTGGCGGTATTACCTCTCTTGCTAGCCGGCAAACAGGAAAAGAAAGAGAAAGAGAATTAAATATCAAAATACACAAGACAGCTTTAGGTGCCGAAAAAATAGTTCCTTGGGAACACTGTTGGCAGAGTTGGCGAATCGTGGAAAAATTAAAAAAGGAAGATTTTTTTATTGTTGCTTTAGAACAAACCAAAAAAAGTATTTGCTATACAAAATTAAGACCAAAATTTCCTTTACTTTTAATTGTTGGCAACGAAGTCAAGGGCGTTTGTCAGAGTTTATTAAAAAGAGCTGATAAAATTATTTATCTGCCAATGTATGGCAAGAAAGAATCTTTAAATGTAGCAGTGGCGACTGGCATTGCTATCTACGAAATTAACAAATTTAGAAAATTAAAAATTAAAAATTAA
- a CDS encoding DUF763 domain-containing protein yields the protein MRTGIANLPLHWGLMPSWLFARMKKLARAIIEAMILEFGQKEILFRLADPYWFQSFGCLLGFDWHSSGLSTTVCGAIKEALRGTEKSFGLFVVGGKGKTSRKAPSEIEEYGEKFSLKFVPKLIYASKMSAKIDNSCLQDGFQIYHHTFIFTKQGDWAVIQQGMNPEIQMARRYHWLSLNSSNFNFVNEPHSAVCCDFKTKPLNLVAKESEKTRKISTEIVRAPFQNFLKDFKKIRVLNMPKYHWIPLKPEGEKRMIKNLFIAHEKQPKNYEELVSYQGIGPKTLRALALISELIYGAKPSFHDPVRYSFAHGGKDGTPYPVNKKQYDQSISILERALCRAKISNLDKTKTLKILYGRPKILSSFR from the coding sequence ATGCGAACAGGAATTGCCAATTTACCACTTCATTGGGGTTTGATGCCAAGCTGGCTTTTTGCCAGAATGAAAAAATTAGCCCGCGCCATCATTGAAGCGATGATTTTAGAATTTGGTCAAAAAGAAATTTTATTTCGCCTTGCTGATCCTTATTGGTTTCAGTCTTTTGGCTGTCTTCTAGGCTTTGATTGGCATTCTTCTGGTTTGAGTACAACTGTTTGCGGGGCGATCAAGGAAGCATTACGAGGGACAGAAAAATCTTTTGGCCTTTTTGTCGTTGGCGGTAAGGGAAAAACTTCAAGAAAAGCGCCATCAGAAATTGAGGAATATGGCGAGAAATTTTCTCTGAAATTTGTTCCAAAACTTATTTATGCTTCAAAAATGTCAGCCAAAATTGATAATTCTTGCTTACAAGATGGTTTTCAAATTTATCATCATACTTTCATTTTTACTAAGCAAGGAGACTGGGCCGTCATTCAACAAGGAATGAATCCAGAAATTCAAATGGCTCGACGCTATCACTGGCTATCTCTTAATTCATCTAATTTTAATTTTGTTAATGAACCACATTCAGCCGTTTGTTGCGATTTTAAAACAAAACCACTAAATTTAGTAGCTAAGGAGAGTGAGAAAACAAGAAAAATTTCTACCGAAATTGTTCGTGCCCCTTTCCAAAATTTCTTAAAAGATTTTAAAAAAATTAGAGTCTTAAATATGCCCAAATATCACTGGATTCCATTGAAACCAGAAGGAGAAAAAAGAATGATAAAAAATTTATTTATTGCTCACGAAAAACAACCAAAAAATTATGAAGAGTTGGTTTCTTATCAAGGCATTGGTCCAAAAACATTACGCGCTTTAGCTTTAATTTCGGAGTTAATCTATGGGGCTAAGCCGAGTTTTCATGACCCGGTCCGATATTCATTTGCTCATGGCGGTAAAGATGGTACACCTTATCCGGTTAATAAAAAACAATATGATCAATCAATTTCTATTTTAGAAAGAGCTCTCTGTAGAGCCAAAATAAGCAATTTAGATAAAACCAAGACATTGAAGATACTTTATGGCCGACCAAAGATTTTATCTTCTTTTAGATAA
- a CDS encoding radical SAM protein — translation MFPSYLNLSKKELRKRVERAIAFLNPCQICPRKCKINRLKNEKGFCRLGRKAKVSSFHPHFGEEKFLVGVYGSGTIFFTSCNLACIFCQNYEISQLDYGQEVSAKNLAEIMIYLQKIGCHNINLVTPTPQVPQILEALEIAIEKKLKIPLVYNSNGYDSVETLKVLEGIIDIYMPDAKYFDNQRAIKYSSAPNYFAIMKEAIKEMHRQVGDLITENGVAKKGLIVRHLILPNDLAGTEKIMKFLAEEISKETFVNIMDQYYPCYKAFQCPELSRRIILKEYQAAINLAKKYGLYRFAD, via the coding sequence ATGTTTCCTTCTTATCTTAATTTGTCGAAGAAAGAGTTAAGAAAGAGGGTTGAAAGAGCTATTGCTTTTTTAAATCCTTGCCAAATCTGTCCAAGAAAATGTAAGATTAATCGATTAAAAAATGAAAAAGGCTTTTGTCGCTTAGGTCGAAAAGCAAAAGTTTCATCCTTTCATCCTCATTTTGGCGAAGAAAAATTTTTGGTTGGTGTTTATGGCTCGGGGACAATTTTTTTTACTTCATGCAATTTGGCTTGTATTTTTTGTCAAAATTATGAAATTTCTCAATTAGATTATGGTCAGGAGGTTTCTGCTAAAAATTTAGCTGAAATAATGATTTATCTACAAAAAATTGGTTGTCATAATATCAATTTAGTTACTCCCACCCCACAAGTGCCACAAATTTTAGAAGCCTTAGAAATAGCCATTGAGAAAAAATTAAAAATTCCTTTAGTTTATAACTCAAATGGCTATGATTCGGTTGAAACTTTAAAAGTTTTAGAGGGAATTATTGATATTTATATGCCCGATGCAAAGTATTTCGATAATCAAAGAGCAATAAAATATTCTTCAGCTCCAAATTATTTTGCAATAATGAAAGAAGCAATCAAAGAAATGCATCGGCAGGTGGGAGATTTAATTACTGAAAATGGTGTGGCTAAAAAAGGGTTGATTGTTCGACATTTAATTCTACCAAATGATTTGGCCGGGACAGAAAAAATTATGAAATTTTTAGCTGAAGAAATTTCAAAAGAAACATTTGTTAATATTATGGACCAATATTATCCTTGCTATAAGGCTTTTCAATGTCCAGAGCTTTCTCGTCGTATTATTTTAAAGGAATATCAAGCAGCCATTAATTTAGCCAAAAAATATGGTCTTTATCGTTTTGCTGATTAA